The following DNA comes from Vairimorpha necatrix chromosome 5, complete sequence.
CCAGTACAAAACTACCATAGACTTCGTCCTggaagattttaaaaagaaatttaatcTGAAATATCTCAGACTAGACGGGAGTGTGCCTACCACTAAAAGGGCGAAGATAGCACAAGATTTTAATGTGGGAAATATCCCCATATTATTCTTGACTACTCATATAGGAGGCCTGGGACTAAATCTAACAGGAGCAGATACAgtcattttttatgaacATGACTGGAACCCATTTAATGATCTCCAGGCTATGGACAGGGCTCATAGGATAGGCCAGAAAAATACAGTGAATGTGTTCAGGCTGATAACAAAAAACAGTGTAGAAGAAAAAGTGATGAATTTACAGAgttttaaagtttttatagCGTCGAGTATAGTGAGTCAACAGAATGCGGATATTGAGACAATGAACactaaagatttattagaaagatttactaaataaaaaaatattattctaaaaatgttctatattaaaaatgttctatattaaaaatattctatattAATGAactaaaacataaatatagATGTTGAATATAAGTATTAAGTATGACTAttatattctaaatttgtttgtttttaatttatttatttttatagaaaaaataaacacatGTCAAAATGCCCCAGTAAACATTGATCAATGAACAAACACAACAATAAagaaagatataaaaaattttgacttgtattttaattataaaatttttgagtcgtaatattaattctaaaattttttcgtgtttttcaatatacaaataaatatcatttaaacaacataatattaaaataatattaattataaatattaaaataaatatcatttaaaCAACATAATATTACATTAAACATAATATTACattaaacataaatattataagatatactattttatacaacataatattaaacataaaattaattttttttttatattgtttacTGGCCTGAAACAATCAATTTACAATTCTAAAAGtgtttacaaaataaacaacATGGACAGATCTTTCCAATCTCCATTCATAAATCCATCTTATTTCCCAGATTAcgatattaataaaatccCAGAAATCTTCTCTCCTCTAATAATCTCTCAATCTTACAGAGAAATCCAGACTAAATCACTAGCAGACGACTTCTATTCTAATTTATTAGATTGGCacaatgataaaatttatttcgCTATTGAAGATACTGTCTATATTCATGATTTCCATACTAGTAAAACTTCTTTATTACAAACAATTTATGATAATAATATCACATGTGTAAAAGGAATAGGaactaaattattattaggTACTAGTTCTGGACATTTACATACACtagatttaattaaaaataaaattaatagaaATTTAGTACATAAATCTAGGATAGgagttataaaaatagagaATAATACGATATTAACTGGTAGTAGAGATAAAAAGATCAAGTTGATTGATACTCGCTCTGGTAAAATTACTAGTGTTATTTGTCAACATAGTCAAGAAGTATGCGGGATggatttaaataaaaattttaagacaCTTGTAACAGGCGGgaatgataataaaatgtacaTATTTGATTATAGAAATTTAGATTTACCATTAAAAAAGTGTAATCAGCACAAAGCGGCAGTCAAAGGGATATCTTTTTCACCTTTAAACAcgaatttgtttgttacAGGAGGTGGGTCAGCGGACAAGACAGTGAAATTGTGGGATATGAGTTTGATAAATAATactaataataatttattagttAAGTCTACAAATTACGGGTCACAgatttgtaatttaaaGTGGCTTAGaaataatcaaatattaaGTACACATGGGTATTCTAAAGATGATATAAGAATGTGCGGATCTTATGATTTCCAGTGTACTAGACAGTTTTTAGGACATAGAAATCGAGTAATACATTTTTCGGTGAGTGAAGAtgagaaatattttgtgACAGGATCTTCTGATTGTAATATAAGATTCTGGGAGATATATGGGGAGACACGAAAAGAGTTAGAAATACGATAATAAAATGgattaaatacaaaataatattataaaaaatttaaaaaaatcaatattattaaaatttaaatggtattagaatttttatatattataaaaaatttaaatattatagaaaaaatataagtaaaaattttaaaaaaactataggtaaaaattttacagattattaaaatttaaatgttatcaaaaattttacatattataaaaaaaatcaatttttatatatttacaatattagaaaaatcaatttttgtaaaattttaaatattactttaatattataattcaTTCCTAAAGTGCACATCTCTCGCTACATCAAATTTGActagtttatttattatctcTGCATTCCCTAAGAACATCCTTCTACAACAGTATCTCTTAATGTCTAATTCATTAAGGGCTTCCGCCTCTGTATTCTCAGTCTTGATTAAGTACTGGTAGGCTTCCCACTTACTGGAGATTTCTTTATTACAAGTGAAGCATCTAACAGGAAtcaacatataaaaaagaagggAGTAAAAACATAAGCAGAAAAACAACATAGTGGAAAAACATATAGTGGAATAAGATTAAGGAAATGCATAGTGGAAAAacataacaaaaaaaaaccaaaatcaaaaaacataacaaaaataagacaaaaaaaaacaagacaaaaaaacaagacaaaaaaataagacaaaaaacaagacaaaaaaaaagacaaaaaaaataacaaaaacaagacaaaaaaccaaaatcaaaaaaaaaaacataaaaaataagacaaaaatcaaaaatctcatcaacaaataaatcttcattttctttctttacaCCCCTTTTTCATGTGGcacaaaattaaagaaaatgacTCTGTTTATTTCTACAACTCTGACACAAAAGAGAAATCCCAAGAAAGACCAAAAGAAGGCTTCAGATTGTACCACATCCTCATAAAACACATTAACTCCAGGAATCCAGTAGAAAGAAGTGAACTTGAGTCACTAAATCTTtgtaaaaagatttatgaAGAATTACagacaaatataaatattgagAATTTTAGGGAATATTTCAAGTCTAAAGCCAGGGAACTTTCAGAATGCAAGTCGAGTCTGAAAGGAGGGGACTTGGGATTTGTGTGTAAAAATGAGATGTATAAAGAATTTGAGAAGGCggcatttattttaaaaagggGGCGGATTATAGGGCCAGTGAAGACGCCTTCAGGATACCACATAATATTTAGGAGATAaaccaaataaattaactaatataaatactaatataaataaattttatagtaatttaaatcttcaAGCTTGATTTAATCTTAAGTT
Coding sequences within:
- a CDS encoding peptidyl-prolyl cis-trans isomerase NIMA-interacting 1 (PIN1), which gives rise to MWHKIKENDSVYFYNSDTKEKSQERPKEGFRLYHILIKHINSRNPVERSELESLNLCKKIYEELQTNINIENFREYFKSKARELSECKSSLKGGDLGFVCKNEMYKEFEKAAFILKRGRIIGPVKTPSGYHIIFRR
- a CDS encoding APC/C activator protein (CDH1), with the translated sequence MDRSFQSPFINPSYFPDYDINKIPEIFSPLIISQSYREIQTKSLADDFYSNLLDWHNDKIYFAIEDTVYIHDFHTSKTSLLQTIYDNNITCVKGIGTKLLLGTSSGHLHTLDLIKNKINRNLVHKSRIGVIKIENNTILTGSRDKKIKLIDTRSGKITSVICQHSQEVCGMDLNKNFKTLVTGGNDNKMYIFDYRNLDLPLKKCNQHKAAVKGISFSPLNTNLFVTGGGSADKTVKLWDMSLINNTNNNLLVKSTNYGSQICNLKWLRNNQILSTHGYSKDDIRMCGSYDFQCTRQFLGHRNRVIHFSVSEDEKYFVTGSSDCNIRFWEIYGETRKELEIR
- a CDS encoding DNA-directed RNA polymerases I, II, and III subunit RPABC5 (polR2L); the encoded protein is MLIPVRCFTCNKEISSKWEAYQYLIKTENTEAEALNELDIKRYCCRRMFLGNAEIINKLVKFDVARDVHFRNEL